A stretch of DNA from Macrotis lagotis isolate mMagLag1 chromosome X, bilby.v1.9.chrom.fasta, whole genome shotgun sequence:
ACCCCAAAAATAATTCCTCTCCACTCCCCCATAAAGAGGGGGTGCTAGACCCCAGAAATAATTCATCTCCACTCCCCCATAAAGAGGGGGTGCTAGACCCCAAAAATAATTCCTCTCCACTCCCCCATAAAGAGGGGGTGCTAGACCCCAGAAATAATTCATCTCCACTCCCCCCACCCAATCTAAGTACCCTCTCCGCTCCTCTCTGGGCCCCTACAAGTTGCCCATATAAGGCTCTTGGGCAgtagggccctggagtcaggggatgggggagggagggttgGTGAGGAGGCCAGCAGGGGGGCAGCTGGTGCTAAGTTTAGGtgactccttccctccctcccatccgaGACAACAGGTGGACCGTCCCCAGTGCCCAGAAAGGAAAATGTCTTAGAGGCATTGCTGCGGTCCTGGGGGAGGGGCGTTTTCAGAGGCAAGGAGCATTCCCCGAATGGCAAGTTCCTACAAAAGAGACGGATCCCTGGCCCTATCCCGGCTCTCAAGCCCTGTGTCACCCCCCACCCAACCTCATTTTCACTTCCATTGGCTTTCTATCCTTGGACCCTCCAAGAAAGAGACACACCTGAGTCCAAACCTGGACATTTTCTCAGGCAGGCAGCTATTTGTCTATTTGTCAGAATagctttgttcattcattcattcatgcccCTCTCTGGCTCACAAACTTTGAGGAGATTTCCCATTGCCTGTAGGATCAAGTCTGAATTTAGCCTGTCACTCAAGGCCATCAATATTTTAGGTCTAACTTCCCTTTCTAGCCTAACTAGCCactatttcttcaagaaagtgaAGGGACTAAGTTTTTATTAATCTCCAGGTGTTTTACAGATAtcgtctcatttaatcctcaaaaacAGGCCTGAGAGGtggttactattattatctccactttatagatgaagaaaacgAGTCATGGAGAGGTTCAACCATTTGTCCTGAGTGACATGATTAGTTTCCAAGACCaatctgagtcttcctgactccaaactcagggGCTCCCTCCACTATACCTCTGGCTATCTCCGAAGCCAGGAATTCTCacataataattcagatttgGGTATCTTTGCTAACAAAGTTGGTCTCCCAGTTTGCAATGCCCTTTCCCAACCTCTCTAATTTGTATCTATCTGTCAAAACTTGGATTAAATTCCATCTCCTCTGTGGGGTCTTCTCAGATCATCCCATTCCACAaggatcttttcttcctttgaatttcaattcaatttactgTTGAAACACACATGTGATACCTAGCATAACTTCCTGGTATTGTTAAGCTCATCCCTGTTATGAAAATATTCTGCTTCTCTATGGACTTCTTAAGAAAGGGATGATGTcttattcatttttgtatctcctctACTGCCCAGGAAACCCCTGACTTCCTTGATTTCTCATTCCTTCCCAAGTCTAGTTCTCCTGAATCTTTATACTTTCTGGGGAGGTAAAAACATCCCATCCTGACTTTATCAGCCACACCCCACAttctgcctccctcccctcctGCCCCAAACACACACTGGTACACTTGTCCTCCACGAAGACCATGCCCAAGTTAGAACCATCCCTAAGATCTTCCTCATCTCCagttgcttccctcccccttacTTCTCCAAGAAAGGAGAGGCCTGTGAGCTAGAGCTATTTCGGTATCTTGGGTAGCCATCTGTTCCCCCCCTTCATCCCTCCCCCACATGGGCCCCTGGCTCCTTTTCTATCcagtccctcccctccccaactctAAGACTCGGCTAAGGTTACCCTGGTATGTTAAGGGTTCCCTGGGGTGGGGTATATAACCCCAGAGGAATTGTCCAAGTCTTGTCACTCTGCTCTTATTCCTTCCAGCGTCCCACCAGAGCCGTCACCCAACCTCATAGAGAGAAGAAATGGTAAGTGagatttcttcccctttccccaccctAAGACCTCTAGACACTGACCTCCAGCTCTGTTAACTTAGAGGACAACTTCTCTAGGTTGGGGAAGGAACAATCTTTGAAGAAGTGAGATAGTTAATACAGTGGTTCCTTGGAGATCAAGAGAGAAAAGTTTAACTTCCTAGAAAAAATTTCAGTAACAAAATGGGGAATACCTCTGACATGATGAGTATCAAAATGTTAAAGGGAGAAGTAACCTTTGAGATAACTGGGTCCAACCCCTTCACTTTATAAATAGAGAAACAGGGGCTCAGAGGGGCATGGTATATCTTGCCTAAGGTCCTGTATTGAGTGAGCCACAGAGCAGACACTAGATCTCAGAGTGATGGAGAAAAGCAGATAAAATGGAATAGATGAAACATCACCCACTTCCATCCCTACCCATCCAAAAAAGACTACAAGAAATCTCAGTCCCAAGAACATCATCTTACTCTTGTACTATGTACTCTAGTAGCTGTCATTGTTCCCTCATAGATGTGCTTGAAATTACTACAGTAATTGCTATAGTAACACCTAGAAAAAATTTCCACCCCACTCCCTTCTAATATTACCTGAGACTGGGTGATCATGGAGATATAAATAGCAATCTTTAAAGCATTGGGACCTGCCAACTCGACCTCAGGGTACTTTGGGTCAGAGAGGTTGACCTCTTCCAAGTAACTTCTAAGGCTAGAAAGAAACCCCATCAGCATTACTGCAAGATAGGGATACAGATATGATTGGCAGTCCCccctcacctccacctccacAATTGTCAGAAAATGCATTTCTCTCACAGAGTTATTCTAGGAACAAAGACCTTTGTCAAATGTTACTGCAGATAATTATCATGAAATCCTCACTACATTTTTCCTCCTGcacatcacacacatacacacacacacccttatcTGGGAGCAGAATCCACAGATCAGTCAATAAGATATAGGATTTAGAGGTGAAAGGGTTCTAAATAGGTCATCCAGTCCCAATGcctttgttttacagaagaggaaatgaggcccagggagggTAAATGGTTTGATTGAGATTATAAAGCTAGCGGGAACAGCTCCCCGTTCctgttcttttcctccttccaaatCTTCAATGGTCCCAGACTGCCCGCCCCAAACAGTCATGTACTAGCACATACTAGAGTAGCAGAAACACTTAACCATGGTCTGATTTTACTATAACTGAACCCTTCTCCCCATGAAGTACCTTGATCTAGCCCTCTACCAGCTAGATTCACAGGTCACCCAGCTTTGTTAAGCAGAAGGAACTGATCAGTCCAACTAAAGGGAGAGAGTTCTGTTTTAAAAGGAAAGTTGGGGGgcggggagaggagagaggaatttGTTCATGGTCACTCCAAGGGAGCTATTCTGCTCTCCTGCGTATGGTATGTTCTTATACATCTCCTGTCCCCATCACCATCACCAGcatcactactactacttctCTCTCCATCCCATACTCTAGGGATTGGGGCTAGAATGTGCAACAGAGGCCACAAATAAGCAAAGGATGCTTGGAAAGGGGAGGAGCTCTTGGAAGCAGCCCTAGGAGCCTCAGACATTCTGCTCCTGACCCCTCCCCCCAGATGTTAATTCCTCCATTGAGGACTTTAAACTCTCATTCCCTCCCTACAACTCTAGTCAGTGATTCTCCTAGGCCTTACTAACCTGCAGCTCCTAGATCTCTGACCCTTTTGTCCACCCATCTCCCCTCAGGCACCCAAGAAGGCCAAGAGAAGGGCAGCAGAGGGTGGCAGCTCCAATGTCTTCTCCATGTTTGACCAAACACAAATCCAGGAGTTTAAGGAGGTAAGAAGTCAAGAGGAGGTATTGGGAGGAGGAGGGATGAGGGAGGTGATGAGAGAGGAGAGTCCTGGTGCCAGGTTGCCTCATGAAGCCAGGTGTCCTGGGCCCCCAGCTGTCAGTCAGCATGATTTCCTCCAACTCTGagttcttctccctcctttccttccccccaccccttcatGGAATGTGCACCTGTCCCATTCTGGGGGTAGGGGAGAAAGGTTATGGAGGGAGAATTCCTTTCATTCCAGGGGCTATCCTAGCAGGGGAACAGTTgggatggggagagaagaaatggaacaCAGTACAAAGCTGAGGACCTGTGAAAAAGGGCTTCAGAGAATTGAGTCCtaggaatgaggaagaaaagcagaaccccaataactctttttttctgttcctcaATAATCCCCTCCCTCTCTAGGCCTTCACTGTCATTGACCAAAACCGAGATGGCATCATTGACAAGGAAGACCTAAGGGACACCTTTGCAGCTATGGGTAAGAGTACCTCTGCTCCTCAGCCCTTAAGTCCTGTTCATGCATTGTTTCCTTTCTGGAATCCAAACACAAAGCTCCCAGGACTCTTAACCTTCTCTATCTTCTTCTGATAGCCATTGTTCTCTGTCAGAACTTTGGTGACTTAGTTCTTCTGGCTCAGTTTCTCAAAGAATCCAAGAAAGTTAGTAGGAACAGTAAATAAAATTGGAAGGATCTGCTCTGATCTCCCCATTTTCCATAAAAGACAAAGGCAAACAGAgaattgcccaaggttatacaaccATTTTGCGACAGGAATTCATACCCAGGTCTTCTTGTACTCATTCTTAGCCCTTCCCACCTTGGTCCTCCTACCAGCTTCCTCCCTACACACTATTAGTCTGCCTTCCCCTGGAAGCACAATTTCAACTTCTCCACTCCCCATCTTCCCCCATAGGCCGACTGAACGTAAAGAATGAGGAACTGGATGCCATGATGAAGGAGGCCAGTGGACCCATCAACTTCACTGTCTTCTTGACCATGTTTGGCGAGAAATTAAAGGGTGGGTAGAAAGGTTTTGAGTATTCATACCATTCCTCCTACCTGACTGTCTTGGGGGCTCCAGGATTCTGTATCCCCAGGGTCacacccttccccccaaaacattGAAACTTAACTTTTAGCTTTCCCTTTCCCCAGGTGCTGATCCAGAGGATGTGATCACTGGAGCCTTCAAAGTCCTGGACCCAGAGGGGAAGGGATCTATCAAGAAGCAGTTGTAAGTAGTGGCTTCTGGGTCTGCTCCTAGGCAGCCCTCTCCCTATCTATAAGGTCCCAAGTCCACCCATCATTCCCTGCCTCTAGTTTCTAAACCCCAGCTCTTTCCATCTATAACTTCCCCTGTCTCttggtttctttcctttttggatAAGAAGGTTGCTACTGTTCTccaaaataaattgatttattaTCTTTaactcttctttcctccccagTCTGGAGGAGCTGCTCACCACCCAGTGTGACCGATTCTCTCAGGAGGAGGTAAGATTTTTGGCAGAAGAAAgttgaggagaaagaaagagggaaaactTATTTAAGGGAGGAAAGCAAGAGGAGAGGTTCATGTGGAAGATGATTCCCTCTGTCTGACCTGCCCTGTCTCTCTCCCAGATCAAGAACATGTGGGCAGCCTTTCCCCCAGATGTAGGTGGCAACGTGGACTACAAGAACATCTGTTACGTCATCACCCATGGAGACGCCAAAGACCAGGAGTAGAGAGGCCTCCAGAGCCTCAGCTTCCCTCCATTTGGTCCTTGGAATGGGAAGCATTGAGCTCCTCTGGATCCAAACCCCTTTGTTCCTCAAATAAAGATGAACTTGTCTTTCTTATTGATGGCCTCCCACTATCTTTCTGTGGAGGAAGGttaaggggaagagaagggatcTTTACACATGAAGTGAACAAATCTGGAGACCAGGAGGTTAGGACTAAAAAAAAGCTCCTCTGGAAACCTCCTCATGTAGGGAAATCCTTCTAGAAAGTCTTTTTGGGGAAGCCCTGGTCAGGCCTGGCCCCAGTTTCCTGCCTCCTCCTCCATATCCTCATATAGTAGATCTTGAGGGACTCTAATTTTAACCAAACAGGTACATTTTGGGACACAAAAAGGGATGCAAAGAGCAATGAGTAGGAAAGGAGGGTAGGTGTTTCTGAGCACATAGAATAACAGAGCTGGGAGGAAGTTTAGAAACTATCCAGAAcaacctccctcattttacagatgaggaaactgaggcacagagaagttaataACATCTAGGATCCCATAAAAGTGAggcaggcaggatttgaatctaattttcctgactcaaggttTAGGTTCCATATCCACTACACAAAGCTCCTCCAGATGACTTTTTTAAGATCTCTAGATCTCAGTATCCTCACTGCTAAAACAAAAGAGCTGAACTCGGGGACTTTTAATATCTTTTCTAGCTCCGAATTTAGGATCCTATAACCTTAAGTCCATAGGAGGGAACTGTATATGCACAGGGGAGATTGTGCATATGCTTTCTATGCATGGAGAGCATGCATCTTCAAGGAAGGGAATGTATGCATATGAGGGAGTGTGTAGAGGGTTCCTGTGTGACTTTCATAATGGTGTAGCACaaaatgtacatatgtgtatagagGAATGTCTAAAAGGAATATTTGTGGGAAGAGCACATAACAGGGGAATGTATAtggtaaaaaatgttttatatatttgggaggagtgtatatacatacatacatgcattcacacacacacacgcatacacatacacataagaGTATGTCCATGAGAGTAGGAAGTATATGTTCAGAGGAATGTTTGTGGGGATGGAGAGTCTAGACAGAATATGAGGAGATGGATGTAAATGGACAAAGGAGGGTATGTCCATggagagaatgggggggggggagtgggggaacCTGCAGGAAGGGGCATTGGGAAGAATCTGCCTCTAATTCAGGCTAGCCCAGGGAAAACTGATATCAGGATTCagtctgggggtggggtggggtccAGCTCTGCCCTTCACtgctctccctccccttcctccccctctatGGTAGCCAAGAGCTATAATTTCATTAGGCTCCTTAAGGGACCTGGCTATCTTGTTTCCCCCCGTCCCAGCCTACCAGAGACAGGGTCCCTGCCCCTCCCCATTCCAGTCTGGCATGTAGCAGGGTTGGGCTTCTCTAGACCTACAGAGAAGCATTCTGGCTGACTGTTCTTCTTCATCCCTGGCTCAGACTTTAAATA
This window harbors:
- the MYL11 gene encoding myosin regulatory light chain 11, producing MAPKKAKRRAAEGGSSNVFSMFDQTQIQEFKEAFTVIDQNRDGIIDKEDLRDTFAAMGRLNVKNEELDAMMKEASGPINFTVFLTMFGEKLKGADPEDVITGAFKVLDPEGKGSIKKQFLEELLTTQCDRFSQEEIKNMWAAFPPDVGGNVDYKNICYVITHGDAKDQE